One genomic segment of Amycolatopsis sp. Hca4 includes these proteins:
- a CDS encoding glycoside hydrolase family 3 protein has product MTSPEKLAEAVLLPGFAGTTAPDWLRRRIAGGLGGVVLFGRNVVDDEQVAALTAQLRGERDGVVVGIDEEGGDVTRLDVGTGSFVPGPLALGAADDPELTTAVAAALGERLAACGVTLDLAPCADLTLAAEDPIIGVRAFGSDPAKASPHVAAYVTGLQKYGVAACAKHFPGHGAATEDSHVALPVLPRTVDELREIELVPFAAAIRAGVRSVMSGHLVVRAWGDEPATLNRTALTDVLRGELGFTGAVITDALEMGAVSGAYGKHDGLGRSAVRALAAGADALCLGGAAFEAEHLDACVSAIVAAVAAGELPLERLAEAAERTAALGTDPAPAAVGPVDRRLGLEAARKALRVQGEPRLDGPPLVVDVQTEPTIAAGPMPWGLGAHLTELVPGTRALTVTPDDADAVLAAAPGFRSVVVVTREAHRHPPVQALLAALAELDFIRVETGVPGPGGDTGPRIDTFSGSWVSLRAAAEYLA; this is encoded by the coding sequence TTGACTTCACCGGAGAAGCTCGCCGAAGCCGTCCTCCTGCCCGGGTTCGCCGGGACCACCGCGCCGGACTGGCTGCGCCGCCGGATCGCCGGCGGCCTGGGCGGGGTGGTGCTGTTCGGCCGCAACGTCGTCGACGACGAGCAGGTCGCCGCCCTCACCGCCCAGCTGCGCGGTGAGCGGGACGGCGTGGTGGTCGGGATCGACGAGGAGGGTGGCGACGTTACCCGCCTGGACGTCGGCACCGGGTCGTTCGTGCCGGGGCCGCTGGCCCTCGGCGCGGCCGACGACCCGGAGCTGACCACGGCCGTGGCCGCCGCGCTCGGCGAACGGCTGGCGGCCTGCGGTGTCACGCTCGACCTGGCGCCCTGCGCGGACCTGACCCTGGCGGCCGAGGACCCGATCATCGGCGTCCGGGCGTTCGGGTCCGACCCGGCGAAGGCGTCACCGCATGTGGCGGCGTACGTGACGGGGTTGCAGAAGTACGGCGTCGCGGCGTGCGCCAAGCACTTCCCGGGGCACGGCGCGGCGACCGAGGACTCGCACGTGGCCCTGCCGGTGCTGCCGCGGACGGTCGATGAGCTCCGGGAGATCGAGCTGGTCCCGTTCGCCGCGGCCATCCGGGCCGGGGTGCGCTCGGTGATGTCCGGTCACCTGGTCGTCCGGGCCTGGGGCGACGAACCGGCCACGCTCAACCGGACCGCGCTCACCGACGTCCTGCGCGGCGAGCTCGGTTTCACCGGTGCGGTCATCACCGACGCGCTGGAGATGGGCGCGGTCTCGGGCGCGTACGGCAAGCACGACGGCCTCGGCCGGTCGGCCGTGCGGGCGCTGGCCGCGGGCGCGGACGCGCTCTGCCTCGGCGGGGCGGCGTTCGAAGCCGAGCACCTGGACGCCTGCGTCTCGGCCATCGTGGCCGCGGTCGCGGCGGGGGAGCTGCCCCTGGAGCGGCTGGCGGAGGCCGCGGAGCGGACGGCGGCACTGGGCACCGACCCGGCGCCGGCCGCGGTGGGGCCGGTGGACCGGCGGCTCGGCCTGGAGGCGGCCCGCAAGGCCCTCCGGGTCCAGGGTGAGCCACGGCTGGACGGGCCGCCGCTGGTGGTCGACGTCCAGACCGAGCCGACCATCGCGGCCGGCCCGATGCCGTGGGGCCTCGGCGCGCACCTGACCGAGCTGGTGCCGGGAACCCGGGCGCTCACCGTGACCCCCGACGACGCCGATGCCGTGCTGGCCGCGGCACCGGGGTTCCGCAGCGTCGTCGTCGTGACCCGCGAGGCGCACCGGCACCCGCCGGTGCAGGCACTGCTGGCCGCCCTGGCGGAGCTGGACTTCATCCGCGTGGAGACCGGGGTGCCCGGCCCCGGCGGGGACACCGGCCCGCGGATCGACACGTTCAGCGGCTCGTGGGTCAGCCTGCGCGCGGCGGCGGAATACCTGGCCTGA
- a CDS encoding carbohydrate ABC transporter permease: protein MRKSLPQRIALSVVGVLVALAIVFPTYWMFVTSLRSPGQILSPKYDLIPTSFSFGNFATALGKDNFPTYLMNSLIVTVGSVLCALVAGTLAAIPLSRLRFTGRRGFLVLVMVAQLAPVSALFIPLFLLMRDAGLLNTLPSLLLIYFATTLPFTVWMLYGFVNGIPYELEEAAMIDGCSQTGAFRRVTLPLLGPGLVTTSVFSFITAWNEYLFALVFIQDKPKETLPVWLASFRTAFATDWGGVMAASVIYAIPALIFFLLVQRKLVSGATAGAVKG from the coding sequence GTGAGGAAATCGCTGCCGCAGCGGATCGCGCTGTCGGTCGTCGGCGTCCTGGTGGCGCTGGCCATCGTCTTCCCGACCTACTGGATGTTCGTCACGTCGCTGCGGTCGCCCGGCCAGATCCTCTCGCCGAAGTACGACCTGATCCCGACGTCGTTCTCGTTCGGCAACTTCGCCACCGCGCTGGGCAAGGACAACTTCCCGACCTACCTGATGAACAGCCTGATCGTCACGGTCGGCTCGGTGCTGTGCGCGCTGGTCGCCGGGACACTGGCGGCGATCCCGCTGTCCCGGCTGCGGTTCACCGGGCGGCGGGGCTTCCTGGTGCTGGTCATGGTGGCGCAGCTGGCGCCGGTGTCGGCGCTGTTCATCCCGCTGTTCCTGCTGATGCGGGACGCCGGGCTGCTCAACACGCTGCCGTCGCTGCTGCTGATCTACTTCGCCACCACGCTGCCGTTCACCGTCTGGATGCTCTACGGCTTCGTCAACGGGATCCCGTACGAGCTGGAGGAGGCCGCGATGATCGACGGCTGCAGTCAGACCGGCGCGTTCCGCCGGGTGACGCTGCCGCTGCTCGGCCCGGGGCTGGTCACCACCTCGGTGTTCAGCTTCATCACCGCGTGGAACGAATACCTGTTCGCGCTGGTCTTCATCCAGGACAAGCCGAAGGAGACGCTGCCGGTGTGGCTGGCGTCGTTCCGCACCGCGTTCGCCACCGACTGGGGCGGCGTGATGGCCGCGTCGGTGATTTACGCGATCCCGGCGCTGATCTTCTTCCTGCTCGTGCAACGCAAGCTGGTGTCCGGCGCGACCGCCGGTGCCGTGAAGGGGTAG
- a CDS encoding carbohydrate ABC transporter permease — protein sequence MTATANVTMPAGATPPASPRDTRVKRRRRGRFGDRVLPYLLLLPALAAILVLLAWPLVQVLAISFRKLDIGQLVSGKTIWIGFDNYTNTLADPEFWTITVRTLVFTAAIVAATILGGLLLAVLMRHLDPVVRIIVQVTLVLAWATPVIATTTVFQWIFDQQYGILNKTLDRLGFHSFIGFSWFSSGPSTLTVIGLLIVWQAVPFVTFSLYAGIIGVPREQYEAAGIDGASAWQTFRAVTWPAIRPITTMVTFLSVLWDFNAFAQIWAIREGGPDGGSTTLAVVLYLKGIAGNHFGAAGAIATLMLIVLALITGRYIQLLVRTPEGDLK from the coding sequence ATGACCGCGACCGCGAATGTGACGATGCCGGCGGGGGCCACCCCGCCGGCATCGCCGCGCGACACCCGGGTGAAGAGGCGCAGGCGGGGCCGGTTCGGCGACCGGGTCCTCCCGTACCTGCTGCTGCTCCCGGCGTTGGCGGCCATCCTGGTGCTGCTCGCGTGGCCGCTGGTCCAGGTGCTGGCGATCAGCTTCCGCAAGCTCGACATCGGCCAGCTCGTCTCCGGCAAGACGATCTGGATCGGGTTCGACAACTACACGAACACCCTCGCCGACCCGGAGTTCTGGACGATCACCGTCCGGACCCTGGTCTTCACCGCCGCGATCGTGGCCGCCACCATCCTCGGCGGGCTGCTGCTGGCGGTGCTCATGCGCCACCTCGACCCGGTCGTGCGGATCATCGTGCAGGTGACGCTGGTGCTCGCCTGGGCGACGCCGGTGATCGCCACCACCACGGTGTTCCAGTGGATCTTCGACCAGCAGTACGGCATCCTCAACAAGACGCTGGACCGGCTGGGCTTCCACTCCTTCATCGGCTTCTCGTGGTTCTCCAGCGGGCCCAGCACGCTCACCGTGATCGGGCTGCTCATCGTGTGGCAGGCCGTGCCGTTCGTGACGTTCTCGCTCTACGCGGGCATCATCGGCGTCCCGCGGGAGCAGTACGAGGCCGCCGGCATCGACGGCGCCAGCGCGTGGCAGACGTTCCGCGCGGTCACCTGGCCCGCCATCCGGCCGATCACCACGATGGTGACGTTCCTGTCGGTGCTGTGGGACTTCAACGCCTTCGCCCAGATCTGGGCGATCCGCGAGGGCGGGCCCGACGGCGGGAGCACCACGCTGGCCGTCGTCCTGTACCTCAAGGGCATTGCGGGCAACCACTTCGGCGCGGCGGGCGCGATCGCGACGCTGATGCTGATCGTGCTGGCGCTCATCACCGGCCGGTACATCCAGCTGCTCGTCCGGACCCCGGAAGGTGATCTCAAGTGA
- a CDS encoding sugar ABC transporter substrate-binding protein codes for MKRWLKLAAGAAALTLATAGCAGSGGSDTAASSSGNAPLSGTVTVWLMTGSAPETLTTALNKEFEAAHPGVKVKYEVQQWDGIQQKLTTALASGAPPDVIEIGNTQTAAFASQDGVLTDLTADKDSFNGAQWLKGLADSGTYDGKVYGVPFYAANREVIYRKDLFEQAGITKTPTSNDEWIDAIGKLKTKFGSDPDFQALYLPGQNWYSLLSFIWDNGGDIAKADGKNYKATLDTPEAKAGLEFYKKLVDTSGTKAPKDADEAKPQQATVYGAGKVAMMIGLPWELATAAKTDASLTAKTGAFAIPSKTAGQSAPVFLGGSNLAIPANSKNVAAAKEYIKLLSSPKYQGQLAAAGVVPGTSTDLTGLDKDPLGSVMAKASTNGKAVPASPKWGDVESGQNPVKDMLTAYLTGKKTLDQATADANAALNKLIGG; via the coding sequence GTGAAACGCTGGCTCAAGCTGGCGGCGGGCGCCGCCGCACTCACGCTCGCTACGGCGGGCTGCGCGGGCTCCGGCGGCTCGGACACCGCGGCCTCGTCCAGCGGCAACGCACCGCTGAGCGGGACCGTCACGGTCTGGCTGATGACCGGCTCCGCGCCGGAGACGCTGACCACCGCGCTCAACAAGGAGTTCGAGGCCGCGCACCCCGGGGTCAAGGTCAAGTACGAAGTCCAGCAGTGGGACGGCATCCAGCAGAAGCTGACCACCGCGCTGGCCAGCGGCGCGCCGCCGGACGTGATCGAGATCGGCAACACGCAGACCGCCGCGTTCGCCTCGCAGGACGGCGTCCTGACCGACCTGACCGCCGACAAGGACAGCTTCAACGGCGCTCAGTGGCTGAAGGGCCTCGCCGACTCGGGCACCTACGACGGCAAGGTCTACGGCGTCCCGTTCTACGCGGCCAACCGCGAGGTCATCTACCGCAAGGACCTGTTCGAGCAGGCCGGCATCACCAAGACGCCGACCTCGAACGACGAGTGGATCGACGCGATCGGCAAGCTGAAGACCAAGTTCGGCTCCGACCCCGACTTCCAGGCGCTCTACCTGCCGGGTCAGAACTGGTACTCGCTGCTGTCGTTCATCTGGGACAACGGCGGTGACATCGCCAAGGCCGACGGCAAGAACTACAAGGCGACCCTGGACACCCCCGAGGCCAAGGCCGGCCTGGAGTTCTACAAGAAGCTCGTCGACACCTCCGGCACCAAGGCGCCCAAGGACGCCGACGAGGCCAAGCCGCAGCAGGCGACCGTCTACGGCGCCGGCAAGGTGGCCATGATGATCGGCCTCCCGTGGGAGCTGGCGACCGCGGCCAAGACCGACGCGAGCCTGACCGCGAAGACCGGTGCCTTCGCCATCCCGAGCAAGACCGCCGGCCAGAGCGCCCCGGTCTTCCTGGGCGGCTCCAACCTGGCGATCCCGGCCAACAGCAAGAACGTGGCCGCCGCCAAGGAGTACATCAAGCTGCTCTCCAGCCCGAAGTACCAGGGCCAGCTCGCCGCCGCCGGCGTCGTGCCCGGCACGTCGACCGACCTGACCGGCCTGGACAAGGACCCGCTGGGCAGCGTGATGGCCAAGGCCTCCACCAACGGCAAGGCCGTGCCGGCCAGCCCGAAGTGGGGTGACGTGGAGTCCGGCCAGAACCCGGTCAAGGACATGCTGACCGCGTACCTGACCGGCAAGAAGACGCTCGACCAGGCGACCGCCGACGCCAACGCAGCGCTGAACAAGCTCATCGGCGGATGA